In a single window of the Acinetobacter sp. CS-2 genome:
- a CDS encoding glycosyltransferase: protein MSKPLMVHVITNFAGVGGAEMMLARLIQQTEHDYQHVIIALMKTSNVYQSTLERCQSHYALGWNGLNTLSTVSQLRALLKKLQPATVQCWMYHANALTSLSVIGLAKKPKVVWGIHHSLASPKDESISTKIALGISKILSQQPSAIIYCAHSSMQQHQAFGFKNGNSQVIANGVFFDKFQPNPQLHEPIVIGFAGRYHTAKGYPYLFETMGLLKDQDIIFKIAGSGASLENPEVKALFDQYQLDSQKVHLLDQISDMPAFYQSIDAFLMTSITEGFPNVLVEAMASGVPCISTNVGDAKYIVQDLGAIVPPRNAQALADAILVYVQKTEAEKHALKQATRERVEQNFSIETVSSQYMQVWSQQA from the coding sequence ATGAGCAAACCTTTGATGGTACATGTGATCACCAACTTTGCAGGCGTGGGTGGTGCCGAAATGATGTTGGCACGCTTAATTCAGCAAACTGAACATGACTATCAGCACGTGATCATTGCACTGATGAAAACTTCCAATGTGTATCAAAGTACTTTAGAGCGTTGTCAGTCGCATTATGCGCTCGGTTGGAATGGTTTAAATACGCTGAGTACGGTGAGTCAGCTGCGCGCATTACTCAAAAAGCTACAGCCCGCAACGGTGCAATGCTGGATGTACCATGCCAATGCATTGACCAGTCTCAGTGTTATTGGTTTAGCGAAAAAACCAAAGGTCGTATGGGGTATTCATCATTCTCTTGCTTCTCCTAAAGATGAATCAATCAGCACCAAGATTGCCTTGGGCATAAGTAAAATACTATCACAGCAACCTAGTGCTATTATTTATTGTGCGCATTCGTCTATGCAGCAGCATCAGGCCTTCGGCTTTAAAAATGGCAATAGCCAAGTGATTGCCAATGGCGTGTTTTTCGATAAATTTCAGCCTAATCCCCAATTGCATGAACCAATCGTGATTGGTTTTGCAGGGCGTTATCACACGGCCAAAGGCTACCCCTATTTATTTGAAACCATGGGCTTACTCAAGGATCAAGACATCATCTTTAAAATTGCAGGTAGCGGAGCGAGTTTAGAGAATCCTGAAGTAAAGGCTTTATTCGATCAATATCAATTGGATAGTCAAAAAGTCCATTTATTGGATCAAATCTCAGATATGCCTGCTTTTTATCAATCGATTGATGCATTCCTCATGACTTCAATTACCGAAGGTTTTCCGAATGTTTTGGTTGAAGCGATGGCATCAGGGGTGCCATGTATTAGTACCAATGTTGGCGATGCTAAATACATTGTGCAGGACTTAGGTGCAATTGTACCGCCACGCAATGCACAAGCTTTGGCAGATGCAATTTTGGTGTATGTGCAAAAAACAGAAGCAGAAAAACACGCTTTAAAACAAGCAACGCGTGAACGGGTTGAACAGAATTTCAGTATCGAAACGGTCAGCAGTCAATATATGCAGGTGTGGAGCCAACAGGCATGA
- a CDS encoding glycosyltransferase family 4 protein: MKFLMICSYLPSALNFRGKLLEAIANQGYEIHIMAPELSTFLDEYQQLQSLGYTVHDIPMQRTGTNPLADLKLLKHLYQQIRQIQPDYVLSYTIKPVIYGTLAGWLAKVPHRFALITGLGYAFQNVEAGKRSLFQKLVHGLYAQALKRSDKVFFQNPDDLKLFQDMHLLDASKPTVVVNGSGVNVQDFDVLPLPQNDVGTVKASFLLIARLLGDKGVREYAESARIIKAQYPESEFHLVGWIDDNPSAISKAELDEWIADDRLKYWGKLSDVRPAISQSSVYVLPSYREGTPRTVLEAMAMGRAIITTDAPGCRETVSHGVNGYLVGVKSVDDLVQCMQYFIEDPKLIEYMGQRSREIALNKYDVHQVNKHMLAEMGIH; the protein is encoded by the coding sequence ATGAAGTTTTTAATGATATGCAGTTATTTGCCCTCTGCACTGAACTTCCGTGGCAAGCTGTTAGAAGCGATTGCAAATCAAGGCTATGAGATTCACATCATGGCACCTGAGCTGAGTACGTTCCTTGACGAATATCAACAGTTGCAGTCGCTCGGCTACACCGTGCATGATATTCCGATGCAGCGCACAGGCACCAATCCACTGGCAGATTTAAAACTGTTAAAACATCTTTATCAGCAAATCCGTCAAATTCAGCCTGACTATGTGCTGTCTTATACCATTAAACCAGTCATTTACGGCACGCTGGCTGGATGGCTTGCAAAAGTACCACATCGCTTTGCTTTAATTACTGGTCTGGGTTATGCCTTTCAAAATGTAGAAGCGGGTAAGCGCAGTCTATTTCAAAAACTGGTGCATGGCTTATATGCGCAAGCGCTCAAACGTAGCGACAAAGTTTTTTTCCAAAACCCAGACGATTTAAAGCTGTTCCAAGACATGCACTTACTGGATGCTAGTAAGCCGACGGTGGTGGTGAATGGTTCAGGGGTGAATGTGCAAGACTTTGATGTCTTGCCCTTACCGCAAAATGATGTGGGGACAGTTAAAGCCTCATTTTTACTTATTGCTCGGCTTTTGGGTGATAAAGGTGTGCGCGAATATGCTGAATCGGCGCGCATCATCAAAGCACAATATCCTGAATCGGAATTTCATTTGGTCGGTTGGATTGATGATAATCCATCAGCTATTTCTAAAGCCGAACTCGATGAATGGATTGCCGATGATCGCCTCAAATATTGGGGCAAGCTCAGTGATGTACGTCCTGCGATTAGCCAAAGTTCGGTCTATGTGTTGCCTTCTTATCGTGAAGGTACGCCACGTACGGTATTAGAGGCGATGGCTATGGGGCGGGCGATTATTACCACCGATGCACCAGGTTGTCGTGAAACGGTATCGCACGGTGTGAATGGTTATTTGGTCGGAGTGAAGTCTGTAGATGATTTGGTGCAATGCATGCAATACTTTATTGAAGATCCAAAACTGATTGAGTATATGGGACAGCGTTCGCGAGAAATTGCGCTGAATAAATATGATGTGCATCAAGTGAATAAGCATATGCTGGCTGAAATGGGTATCCATTAA
- a CDS encoding serine O-acetyltransferase: MTLKYIKSDLYRYTGNLGFKSFLKTYFFNRGFNFSFWLRLASAKSFWAKLAYPIYYYKKKQYGIDIHTTTQIGYGLFIGHGGPLVVNPTTVLGNNVNLSQFTTIGANGGRQAAEIGDNVYIGPNVCIIEHVKIGNNATIGAGSVVTKDIPENATAVGNYAKVISMNNPGHAVNRRWTDL; this comes from the coding sequence ATGACTTTAAAATATATAAAAAGTGATTTATACCGTTATACGGGCAATCTTGGTTTTAAATCATTTTTGAAAACTTATTTTTTCAATCGTGGTTTTAATTTTTCATTTTGGCTGCGTTTGGCCAGTGCAAAATCATTTTGGGCAAAGTTGGCTTATCCCATTTATTATTATAAAAAAAAGCAGTACGGCATAGATATTCATACCACAACTCAAATTGGATATGGTCTGTTTATTGGTCATGGCGGGCCGCTGGTTGTTAACCCTACGACTGTGCTTGGCAATAATGTAAATTTATCGCAATTTACAACGATTGGTGCCAATGGCGGCCGTCAAGCAGCAGAAATTGGTGACAATGTTTATATTGGGCCAAATGTCTGCATTATTGAGCATGTAAAAATTGGCAATAATGCCACTATCGGTGCGGGCAGCGTTGTGACCAAAGATATTCCTGAAAATGCAACTGCGGTAGGAAACTACGCGAAGGTGATCAGCATGAATAACCCGGGTCATGCAGTCAATCGTCGTTGGACCGATCTCTAA
- a CDS encoding sugar transferase translates to MLKRLLDIVIASSALVLLSPVYAFVAYKVRKNLGSPVLFRQVRPGLNGKPFEMIKFRSMKDAVDAQGHSLPDSERLTPFGQMLRSSSLDEMPELWNVLKGEMSIVGPRPLLMEYLPLYNEQQAKRHNVRPGITGYAQVNGRNAISWEKKFELDTWYVENRSLWLDFKIMLKTVQKVLSKDDISAEGEATISKFTGTSEPKDD, encoded by the coding sequence ATGTTAAAGCGCTTATTGGATATTGTTATTGCATCATCTGCGCTGGTGCTGCTGTCTCCTGTATATGCTTTTGTGGCATATAAGGTGCGAAAAAATTTGGGTTCACCCGTGTTGTTCCGTCAGGTGCGTCCGGGGCTCAATGGCAAACCTTTTGAAATGATCAAATTCCGTAGTATGAAAGATGCGGTTGATGCACAAGGTCATTCCTTGCCTGACAGTGAGCGTTTAACACCCTTTGGTCAAATGCTGCGCTCCAGCAGTTTAGATGAAATGCCTGAACTGTGGAATGTGCTTAAAGGCGAGATGAGCATTGTCGGGCCACGACCACTGCTGATGGAATATTTACCCCTCTATAATGAGCAACAAGCCAAACGTCATAACGTGCGTCCGGGCATCACAGGGTATGCGCAAGTGAATGGTCGTAATGCCATTTCATGGGAAAAGAAATTTGAGCTAGACACATGGTATGTCGAAAACCGTTCATTATGGCTCGATTTTAAAATCATGCTGAAAACGGTACAAAAAGTATTGTCTAAAGATGATATTAGTGCCGAAGGTGAAGCGACCATAAGTAAATTTACGGGTACTTCGGAGCCTAAAGATGACTAA
- a CDS encoding acetyltransferase → MTKLYAIYGASGCGRSLMPVARQQLVRESDASEIVFIDDALESVADVNGHRAINYLTFLNETASEKYVQIAIANSHVREKIAQRLKMDGIQLWSIIADHVVLMDQIELDEGSALSPFVTIGSNVRIGKCFQANLYSYVEHDCVIGDFVTFAPGIKCNGNIHIHDHAYIGAGAMIKQGTPDRPLVIGKGAIVGMGAVVTKSVPAGATVVGNPARIVTKK, encoded by the coding sequence ATGACTAAGCTCTATGCAATTTATGGCGCTTCAGGCTGCGGGCGCAGTTTAATGCCTGTTGCACGTCAGCAATTAGTACGTGAAAGCGATGCTTCAGAAATCGTATTTATTGATGATGCCTTGGAATCGGTTGCAGACGTAAATGGTCATCGTGCCATAAATTACCTCACATTTTTAAACGAAACGGCTTCAGAAAAATACGTGCAAATTGCGATTGCCAATAGTCATGTACGAGAAAAGATCGCTCAGCGTTTAAAGATGGATGGCATTCAGCTTTGGTCGATCATCGCGGACCATGTGGTTTTAATGGATCAAATAGAGCTCGATGAAGGCTCTGCTTTAAGTCCATTTGTCACCATTGGCTCAAATGTCAGAATCGGTAAGTGTTTTCAAGCCAATTTATACAGTTATGTCGAGCATGATTGCGTGATTGGGGATTTCGTTACTTTTGCACCAGGCATAAAATGCAACGGCAATATTCATATTCACGACCATGCCTATATTGGCGCAGGTGCCATGATTAAGCAGGGCACCCCCGATCGGCCTTTAGTGATTGGCAAAGGTGCGATTGTCGGCATGGGTGCCGTGGTCACCAAAAGTGTCCCTGCAGGCGCAACAGTGGTGGGAAATCCTGCCCGTATTGTGACGAAAAAATAG
- a CDS encoding DegT/DnrJ/EryC1/StrS family aminotransferase gives MLNSAFEPWPSFTQAEADAVSKVLLSNKVNYWTGQECREFEKEFAAFAQTQYAVAVANGTVALDVALKALGIGAGDDVIVTSRTFLASASSIVTAGANPIFADVELDSQNISRRTIEAVITPNTKAIICVHLAGWMCDMDPIMQLAEEKGIFVIEDCAQAHGAKYKGKSAGSIGHIGAWSFCQDKIMTTGGEGGMVTTNDEDLWKKMWSYKDHGKNYDSVYNTQHPPGFRWLHDSFGTNWRMMEMQAVIGRLQLKQMPEWTAKRNANMARIQAAFENSPYFTVVKPSSDYVHAAYKCYVQVNTSALPEDWSRDRIMAEINALNVPCFSGSCSEVYLEKAFDGTPWRPAHSLPQAKQLGASSLMFLVHPTLSEHSLQKTVDAIQAVIAKI, from the coding sequence ATGTTAAACAGTGCATTTGAACCTTGGCCAAGCTTTACTCAAGCAGAAGCCGATGCGGTATCAAAAGTCCTTTTATCCAATAAAGTGAATTATTGGACAGGACAAGAGTGCCGTGAGTTTGAAAAGGAATTTGCAGCATTTGCACAGACGCAGTATGCCGTCGCTGTGGCCAATGGTACAGTCGCACTGGATGTAGCATTAAAAGCCTTAGGTATTGGTGCAGGCGATGATGTGATTGTCACTTCACGGACGTTCTTGGCTTCAGCAAGCTCGATTGTGACTGCAGGCGCCAATCCTATTTTCGCTGATGTAGAGCTGGATTCACAAAATATCTCACGCCGTACCATTGAAGCAGTGATCACGCCAAATACCAAAGCGATTATTTGTGTACATTTGGCAGGTTGGATGTGTGATATGGATCCGATCATGCAATTGGCTGAGGAAAAAGGCATCTTCGTGATTGAGGATTGTGCTCAAGCACATGGCGCAAAGTACAAAGGCAAATCGGCAGGTTCAATCGGTCATATTGGTGCATGGTCATTCTGCCAAGACAAAATTATGACTACAGGTGGTGAAGGCGGCATGGTCACCACCAATGATGAAGATCTGTGGAAAAAAATGTGGTCGTATAAAGATCACGGAAAAAATTATGACAGCGTCTACAACACTCAGCATCCGCCGGGATTCCGTTGGCTGCATGACTCATTTGGTACCAACTGGCGCATGATGGAAATGCAGGCGGTCATTGGTCGTCTGCAACTCAAACAAATGCCCGAATGGACTGCAAAACGTAATGCTAATATGGCGCGCATCCAAGCCGCTTTTGAAAATAGCCCCTATTTTACTGTAGTTAAACCCTCTAGCGACTATGTACATGCAGCCTATAAATGCTATGTGCAAGTGAATACTTCAGCCTTGCCTGAAGATTGGTCGCGTGACCGCATCATGGCAGAAATCAATGCATTGAATGTGCCTTGTTTTAGCGGCTCGTGTTCAGAAGTGTATTTAGAAAAAGCATTTGATGGTACGCCTTGGCGTCCTGCACATTCTTTGCCGCAAGCTAAACAGCTTGGTGCATCAAGCTTAATGTTCCTTGTACACCCAACATTGTCTGAGCACAGCCTGCAGAAAACCGTGGATGCGATCCAAGCGGTGATAGCAAAAATCTAA
- a CDS encoding polysaccharide biosynthesis protein produces the protein MKDFIRSIASLPRRQKQIVLVLMDICVLPLMMWLAYAIRLARPNVQVMQGLDAWYIYVGIFGIAIFALLGIYSAIVRSFNEDYLLRISIATFIQIVGLYAVKKLGLAFIPMSIPLMYGFMLFSYMWWSRAVIRYATLKTFAKKQSRKRVAIYGAGLAGQQIAAALNRSDDYLPVCFIDDKRSLQGQSLSGLKIYSPKKAQAKLGKFGIEEVLLAMPSVGRARKKEIIESFDTADVKIMELPGVTQLVDGKVKVSDIREVDIIDLLGRDPVPPKPELLEKNIKNKVVMVTGAGGSIGSELCRQIVKHQPKMLVLFEMSEFALYSIDRELQASDIQIIPVLGSVTNQQKLERIIQEYKVQTIYHAAAYKHVPLVEANPFEGIYNTSIGTQRSVDAAVKQNVETFVLISTDKAVRPTNVMGASKRMAELYCQGLASTNPKTQISIVRFGNVLGSSGSVVPLFKKQIAQGGPVTVTHPEVTRYFMTIPEAAQLVIQAGAMGTGGDVFLLDMGESVKIVDLAKQMIRLSGFRAIDENGIGDIEIQFTGLRPGEKLYEELLIDAENAEKTDHERILKSFEKFFTYAEMHDTFIQFEKYSQHENLSDLFGRLKHYVDGFRN, from the coding sequence GTGAAAGACTTTATCCGTTCTATAGCATCATTACCGCGTCGCCAAAAACAAATCGTTTTGGTGCTGATGGATATTTGTGTTTTACCGTTAATGATGTGGCTTGCTTATGCCATACGTTTGGCACGTCCCAATGTTCAGGTCATGCAAGGGCTGGATGCTTGGTATATTTATGTCGGTATTTTTGGCATTGCTATTTTTGCCTTACTCGGCATTTATAGCGCGATTGTACGCTCCTTCAATGAAGACTATTTGCTACGGATCTCGATTGCGACATTTATTCAAATTGTTGGGTTATATGCGGTTAAGAAACTTGGTTTAGCCTTTATTCCTATGAGTATTCCGCTCATGTATGGCTTTATGCTGTTTTCATACATGTGGTGGAGCCGTGCCGTCATTCGCTACGCTACTCTTAAAACTTTTGCCAAAAAGCAAAGCCGTAAACGTGTGGCAATTTATGGCGCAGGGCTGGCAGGACAACAAATTGCAGCAGCTTTAAACCGCTCAGATGATTATTTGCCCGTGTGTTTTATTGACGATAAGCGCTCCTTACAAGGTCAGTCACTGAGTGGTTTAAAAATTTATTCACCCAAAAAAGCGCAAGCAAAACTTGGAAAATTTGGCATTGAAGAAGTATTACTTGCCATGCCTTCCGTTGGTCGTGCACGGAAAAAAGAGATTATTGAGTCTTTTGATACGGCAGATGTCAAAATTATGGAACTGCCAGGGGTAACCCAACTGGTCGATGGTAAGGTTAAAGTTTCAGATATCCGTGAAGTGGATATTATCGACCTATTGGGGCGTGATCCTGTACCGCCGAAACCTGAACTGTTAGAAAAAAATATTAAAAATAAAGTGGTCATGGTGACAGGGGCGGGCGGTTCGATTGGCTCGGAGTTATGCCGTCAGATTGTGAAGCATCAGCCGAAAATGCTCGTGTTGTTTGAAATGTCTGAATTTGCTTTGTATTCAATCGACCGCGAATTGCAGGCTTCTGATATACAAATTATTCCAGTGCTAGGTTCTGTCACCAATCAGCAAAAATTAGAACGTATTATTCAAGAATACAAAGTGCAAACGATTTATCACGCTGCAGCTTATAAACATGTACCACTTGTTGAAGCAAACCCATTTGAAGGTATTTATAATACCTCCATTGGTACACAGCGTAGTGTAGATGCAGCGGTAAAACAAAATGTTGAAACCTTCGTTTTAATTTCTACAGATAAAGCGGTACGTCCAACCAATGTCATGGGCGCGTCTAAACGTATGGCAGAATTGTATTGTCAGGGTCTAGCGTCGACGAATCCAAAAACGCAAATTAGTATTGTGCGCTTTGGCAATGTACTTGGTTCGTCAGGTTCTGTCGTCCCTTTGTTTAAAAAGCAGATTGCTCAAGGCGGGCCTGTTACAGTAACGCACCCAGAAGTAACGCGTTATTTTATGACCATTCCTGAGGCAGCGCAGCTTGTGATTCAGGCAGGTGCGATGGGGACTGGCGGTGATGTATTTTTATTGGATATGGGCGAGTCAGTTAAAATAGTAGACTTAGCTAAACAAATGATTCGTTTGAGTGGTTTTCGAGCTATAGATGAAAATGGTATAGGTGATATTGAGATACAATTTACAGGTCTACGTCCGGGTGAAAAGTTATATGAAGAGTTGTTAATTGATGCTGAAAATGCTGAAAAAACGGATCATGAAAGGATATTAAAGTCTTTCGAGAAGTTTTTTACCTATGCTGAAATGCATGACACTTTTATTCAGTTTGAAAAATACTCTCAACATGAAAATTTGAGTGACTTGTTTGGTCGATTGAAACACTATGTTGATGGGTTTAGAAATTAA
- a CDS encoding polysaccharide biosynthesis protein → MMSEKLVSIFGLIFVTSFVAKYIGPENFGKLTFASSIFAIIQTIAMFGSENIIFQKTAKNRRLGEYIIDSTKIIRDFMYVSLSLLTLVYIYFFADQLTFIFSVATSIAIYFAVHDVYIIYFNAILQSKVNAYCNIFALMISLLVRYCIAKFQLTVELLSVPIILITIVPFFIRKYLFNKVKLEKGHVTKERVNRYRKFMLSIGRKLIFYSLSVAVFTKTSQLFLGLKSQYDLGIYTVAMTLGNSFYFVLVAIISSYFTQIYIEKDFEQSQKMVAKLSVMIVAICFAVMAFFGVTGHYIVQWLYGAEYASVDEILLFTVVVTLFSGLSTVAEKYLLKFNAYDYLKKKTLYLVTFNLVLTALFVHLWGLKGAITAILITEIMSFTVFNYFYKKGIIFDTQKRMFLLSTYRKNTCND, encoded by the coding sequence ATGATGTCTGAAAAGTTGGTCTCGATATTTGGTCTTATATTTGTGACTTCATTTGTAGCTAAATATATTGGACCAGAAAATTTTGGAAAGTTAACTTTCGCTAGTTCGATTTTTGCAATTATTCAAACGATTGCAATGTTTGGTTCAGAAAATATTATTTTTCAAAAGACAGCTAAAAATCGACGGCTAGGTGAATATATTATTGATTCAACTAAAATTATTCGTGATTTTATGTATGTTTCTTTATCTTTGCTTACTTTAGTTTATATTTATTTTTTTGCTGATCAGCTTACGTTTATTTTTTCTGTCGCTACGAGTATTGCGATATATTTTGCAGTTCATGATGTATACATCATTTACTTTAATGCTATTTTGCAATCTAAGGTTAATGCATATTGTAATATTTTTGCTCTAATGATCTCTTTGCTTGTGCGCTATTGTATTGCAAAATTTCAACTTACTGTTGAACTGTTAAGTGTACCGATTATTCTAATTACTATAGTACCTTTTTTTATTCGAAAATATTTATTTAATAAAGTTAAATTGGAAAAAGGTCATGTTACAAAAGAGCGAGTAAATAGATATCGTAAATTTATGCTTAGTATTGGTCGTAAACTTATTTTTTACTCTTTGTCAGTTGCAGTATTTACAAAGACATCACAGTTATTCCTTGGTCTGAAATCTCAGTATGACCTTGGGATTTATACTGTAGCAATGACTCTGGGTAATAGTTTTTACTTTGTGCTCGTTGCTATTATTTCATCTTATTTTACTCAAATTTATATAGAAAAAGACTTCGAGCAAAGCCAAAAAATGGTTGCAAAACTGAGTGTAATGATTGTTGCTATTTGCTTTGCAGTAATGGCTTTTTTTGGTGTGACAGGACATTATATTGTTCAGTGGCTATATGGGGCTGAGTATGCAAGTGTTGATGAAATTTTACTGTTTACTGTAGTGGTTACGCTATTTTCGGGTTTATCTACTGTCGCAGAAAAGTATTTATTGAAATTTAATGCATATGATTATTTAAAGAAAAAGACACTATATCTAGTTACTTTTAATCTTGTTCTAACAGCGCTATTTGTTCATTTATGGGGTCTAAAAGGAGCGATTACAGCGATTTTAATTACAGAAATTATGTCTTTTACTGTATTTAATTATTTTTATAAAAAAGGAATTATTTTCGATACTCAAAAACGAATGTTCCTTTTATCAACTTATAGGAAGAACACTTGCAATGACTAA
- a CDS encoding glycosyltransferase family 2 protein, translating to MTKLSLIIPIYKVENYIIECLESVCCQLVEGLEVILVNDGTPDSSMLMARKYISEKYAHLVNQFVFIDQENQGLSGARNTGIQEAKGKYLMFLDSDDILEEECVSKVFKILEENEVDLIQFKAYRFKDSSKEKVNFMPDSPFIGNCLINDDILKFVFNTSNWFSWLRVYHKKLFKEREFPIRKFYEDAYTTPFIFLDSKSIFFSNEYLLGYRFNDQGITAKITEKSLDDLKGIAELFTNNIPKCSYFNLSLISISQYYITQSLKSEGIFQARQRWSELKKMINGSEFNEKSLKNRGNKLFYQFGVVFLVLEQVLLKLKVK from the coding sequence ATGACTAAGCTAAGTCTAATCATTCCAATTTATAAAGTGGAAAACTACATCATAGAGTGCTTAGAGAGTGTGTGCTGCCAATTAGTTGAGGGCCTTGAAGTAATCTTGGTTAACGATGGAACACCTGACAGCTCTATGTTAATGGCTCGCAAGTATATATCTGAGAAATATGCTCACTTAGTAAATCAGTTTGTTTTTATTGATCAAGAGAATCAAGGTTTAAGTGGTGCAAGAAATACAGGTATTCAAGAAGCAAAAGGTAAATATTTAATGTTTCTAGATTCGGATGATATTCTTGAAGAGGAGTGCGTATCTAAAGTATTTAAAATTTTAGAAGAAAATGAAGTAGATCTTATTCAATTTAAAGCGTATCGATTCAAAGACTCCTCAAAAGAAAAAGTAAACTTTATGCCTGATAGTCCTTTTATTGGTAATTGTTTGATAAATGATGATATTTTAAAATTTGTATTTAATACTTCAAATTGGTTCTCTTGGTTGCGGGTTTATCATAAAAAATTATTTAAAGAACGCGAATTTCCTATTCGTAAATTTTATGAAGATGCTTATACGACACCATTTATATTTTTAGATTCTAAAAGTATTTTTTTTAGTAATGAATATTTATTAGGATATAGATTTAATGATCAAGGGATTACTGCAAAAATTACGGAAAAAAGCTTAGATGATTTAAAAGGTATTGCTGAGTTATTTACTAATAATATTCCTAAATGTAGCTATTTTAATTTGAGTTTAATTTCTATCAGTCAATACTATATTACACAAAGCTTAAAATCTGAGGGCATTTTTCAAGCAAGACAACGTTGGTCCGAACTAAAGAAAATGATCAACGGAAGTGAGTTTAATGAAAAATCACTTAAAAATCGAGGGAATAAGTTATTTTATCAGTTCGGTGTTGTTTTTCTTGTTTTAGAACAAGTATTGTTAAAGCTTAAGGTTAAATAA
- a CDS encoding glycosyltransferase family 4 protein: protein MGNICFLIGNIDHSGGTERVTTIIANEFAQKNFQVHILSLSSNDIPFFEQHENIKNSSLFNTNISMRRHLLTVISRIRKYLIEHQIDTLIVVDSISCVFTVPACFGLKINHICWEHFNFKVNLGSRFRNLGRWMAAKWCSRIVTLTERDKIFWVEQYPNIKEKISVIANPSLFQNLDHQPSLENRTVLAVGRLDYIKGFDLLLEAWALVCKKIDERWMLNIVGGGQEEANLKQLTQDLNIESRVIFSGQQKNVDPFYKNASIYCLSSRNEGFPMVLLEAQSYGLPIVAFDCDTGPAEIVLNGKNGYLCKLSQISDFSVAILDVISTKDKYENFVKSAFLNSKKFRIEAITEKWQDILSD, encoded by the coding sequence ATGGGTAATATCTGCTTTTTAATAGGAAATATTGATCATTCAGGTGGTACTGAACGAGTAACAACAATTATTGCAAATGAATTTGCTCAAAAAAATTTTCAAGTTCATATCTTATCCCTCAGTAGTAATGATATTCCTTTTTTTGAACAACATGAAAATATTAAGAATAGTAGTTTGTTCAATACTAATATTTCAATGCGCCGTCATTTATTGACTGTGATTTCAAGAATTAGGAAGTATTTAATTGAACATCAAATTGATACGCTAATAGTGGTAGATAGTATCAGTTGTGTTTTTACTGTTCCTGCATGTTTTGGATTGAAGATCAATCATATTTGTTGGGAGCATTTTAATTTCAAAGTTAATTTGGGATCACGTTTTCGCAATTTAGGTCGTTGGATGGCTGCGAAATGGTGTTCTAGAATAGTGACGTTGACTGAGCGGGATAAAATTTTTTGGGTTGAACAATATCCAAATATTAAAGAAAAAATCTCTGTTATCGCAAATCCGAGTCTTTTTCAAAATCTAGACCATCAGCCCTCATTGGAAAATAGGACTGTATTGGCAGTGGGGCGTTTAGATTATATTAAAGGATTCGATTTGTTGTTAGAGGCGTGGGCGCTTGTCTGCAAAAAAATTGATGAAAGATGGATGTTAAACATAGTTGGTGGTGGGCAAGAAGAGGCTAATTTAAAGCAGCTCACACAGGATCTAAATATTGAATCAAGAGTGATTTTTTCTGGGCAGCAAAAAAATGTTGATCCATTTTATAAAAATGCTTCTATATACTGTTTGAGTTCTAGGAATGAAGGTTTTCCTATGGTTTTATTGGAGGCGCAAAGCTATGGTTTACCTATAGTCGCTTTTGATTGTGATACAGGGCCTGCTGAAATAGTCTTAAATGGAAAAAATGGTTATTTGTGTAAACTAAGTCAGATATCTGATTTTTCTGTTGCAATATTAGATGTAATATCAACTAAAGATAAATATGAAAATTTCGTGAAATCAGCTTTCCTGAATAGTAAAAAATTTAGAATTGAAGCTATTACTGAAAAATGGCAGGATATATTGAGTGATTAA